The following are encoded together in the Perca flavescens isolate YP-PL-M2 chromosome 22, PFLA_1.0, whole genome shotgun sequence genome:
- the crispld1a gene encoding cysteine-rich secretory protein LCCL domain-containing 1, translating into MRHVSLRWLRGVSLLLLLQTATSMVMLPNSTDWGQILDKYMDEEGDWWEAKQRGKRAITDSDAQLILDLHNKLRGQVYPPSSNMEYMVWDTELERTAEEWAETCLWEHGPASLLPQIGQNLGAHWGRYRPPTFHVQAWYNEVKDYTFPYPQECNPYCPFRCSGPVCTHYTQLVWATSSRIGCAINMCYNMNVWGQIWAKAVYLVCNYSPKGNWWGHSPYKHGTPCSACPPSYGGGCKDNLCYKDDSSNLPQEETEENNFIEPEAPRAPQKPRSRASKPKTPSLPAPAPTKPPTENLQKNEVVNTQQMSQLVTCDTKLRDQCKGTPCNRYECPAGCLDATGKVIGTVYYEMQSSVCSAGLHAGVIDNDGGWMDVTRQGRKDFFIKSNKNGVQSLGKYLSANSFTVSKVAVKAITCETTVAQMCSYQKPAKHCPRLFCPRNCLEENPHISRVIGTRIYSDKSSICRAAVHAGVIRSDVGGYIDVMPVDKRKHYIASYQNGIFSESLQNPPGGKAFRVFAVI; encoded by the exons ATGAGGCATGTATCTCTGCGCTGGCTGAGGGGCGTGTCCCTGCTCCTGCTGCTCCAGACGGCCACTTCCATGGTGATGCTTCCAAACTCCACGGACTGGGGGCAGATTCTGGACAAGTATATGGACGAGGAGGGGGACTGGTGGGAGGCCAAGCAGAGGGGGAAGAGGGCCATTACAGACAGTGACGCTCAGCTCATCCTGGACCTTCACAACAAGCTCAGAGGCCAGGTTTACCCTCCGTCATCCAACATGGAGTACATG GTGTGGGACACAGAGTTGGAGCGTACGGCAGAGGAGTGGGCAGAGACTTGTCTATGGGAGCACGGACCTGCCAGTTTACTGCCACAGATCGGACAGAACCTGGGAGCACACTGGGGAAG GTATCGTCCACCCACGTTCCATGTGCAGGCCTGGTATAATGAAGTCAAAGACTACACCTTCCCTTACCCTCAGGAGTGTAACCCCTATTGCCCCTTCAGATGCTCCGGCCCAGTTTGTACTCATTATACACAG CTGGTATGGGCCACCAGCAGTCGGATTGGCTGTGCCATCAACATGTGTTACAACATGAATGTGTGGGGACAGATTTGGGCCAAAGCCGTCTATCTTGTCTGCAACTATTCACCAAA AGGAAACTGGTGGGGGCATTCACCTTACAAACATGGGACCCCATGTTCTGCCTGTCCTCCCAGCTACGGAGGAGGTTGCAAGGACAACCTCTGCTACAAAG ATGACAGCTCTAACCTTCCACAAGAGGAAACggaagaaaacaacttcattgaGCCGGAGGCACCCCGTGCTCCACAGAAGCCCCGGTCTAGGGCCTCCAAGCCCAAGACTCCCAGTCTCCCCGCCCCAGCCCCCACCAAGCCCCCCACAGAGAACCTGCAGAAGAATGAAGTGGTCAACACACAGCAGATGT CTCAGCTTGTGACCTGTGACACTAAGCTTCGAGATCAGTGTAAAGGAACACCATGTAATAG ATATGAGTGTCCAGCTGGGTGTCTAGATGCTACAGGGAAAGTAATTGGGACAGTATACTATGAAATG CAATCCAGTGTGTGCAGTGCTGGTCTACATGCTGGTGTCATAGATAATGAcggaggatggatggatgtaacAAGACAAGGCAGAAAGGACTTTTTCATTAAATCCAACAAGAACGGAGTCCAGTCTCTTGG AAAATATCTGAGCGCTAATTCCTTCACAGTTTCCAAAGTAGCAG TCAAAGCCATCACATGTGAAACGACAGTTGCACAGATGTGTTCATACCAAAAACCTGCAAAACATTGTCCAAG GTTATTCTGTCCGAGAAACTGTTTAGAAGAGAATCCTCACATATCTAGAGTCATCGGTACCAGAATATACTCTGAT AAGTCCAGTATATGCCGAGCAGCGGTCCACGCTGGAGTAATCAGAAGTGACGTGGGTGGTTACATCGATGTGATGCCAGTGGACAAGCGGAAACACTACATTGCCTCATACCAAAATGGCATTTTCTCAGAGAG